Proteins from a genomic interval of Sphingobacterium sp. SYP-B4668:
- a CDS encoding 1-deoxy-D-xylulose-5-phosphate reductoisomerase, producing MKYKNIAILGSTGSVGTQALEVIASFPERLKATVLTAGSNSDLLIEQALMFKPQSVVIVDPSKYLKVKEALQALPIEVKAGEEALVEVVQRTDIEIVLNAIVGSAGLRSTIEAIQHGKDIALANKETLVVAGELVMGLVRKHGVKMLPVDSEHSAIFQCLAGEEHNPIEKIYLTASGGPFRGRSLDFLKSATKHQALKHPNWVMGAKITIDSASLMNKGLEVIEAKWLFDLEVDQVDVIVHPQSIVHSLVQFQDGSMKAQMGVPDMKLPIQYALTYPDRWANSFERFDFANFSTLTFEPADTKTFRNLAIAYEALRRGGISPCVMNAANEVVVAAFLEEKVSFLGMSEIIEQTLTQVSHITTPTLSDYLAADQESRKIAKGLI from the coding sequence TTGAAGTATAAAAATATAGCCATATTAGGCTCCACTGGTAGTGTTGGAACACAGGCGCTAGAGGTCATTGCGTCTTTTCCTGAACGGTTAAAGGCTACAGTGTTGACCGCAGGGTCCAATTCCGATTTGTTGATTGAACAAGCTTTGATGTTCAAACCGCAGAGCGTGGTCATTGTGGACCCGAGTAAATATCTCAAGGTGAAAGAGGCTCTCCAAGCGCTTCCTATAGAGGTTAAAGCAGGTGAGGAAGCTCTGGTGGAGGTGGTCCAGCGCACTGATATTGAAATTGTGTTGAATGCAATTGTAGGCTCTGCCGGACTCCGCTCTACTATAGAAGCAATTCAGCATGGAAAGGATATCGCTCTTGCAAATAAGGAAACACTTGTGGTAGCAGGTGAACTCGTCATGGGACTCGTAAGAAAACATGGTGTCAAGATGTTACCCGTAGACTCCGAGCACTCAGCCATCTTTCAGTGTTTGGCGGGGGAAGAACATAACCCGATTGAAAAAATATATTTGACGGCTTCAGGAGGACCATTTAGAGGTAGAAGTTTGGATTTTCTCAAATCCGCTACCAAGCATCAAGCATTGAAGCATCCCAATTGGGTAATGGGAGCCAAGATTACAATCGATTCGGCTTCTTTGATGAATAAAGGTTTGGAAGTAATAGAAGCGAAATGGCTTTTTGATTTGGAAGTCGATCAAGTGGACGTTATAGTCCATCCACAATCGATTGTCCATTCCTTGGTTCAATTTCAAGATGGATCGATGAAAGCGCAGATGGGTGTGCCTGACATGAAGCTTCCCATACAATATGCTCTTACCTATCCTGACCGATGGGCGAATAGCTTTGAGAGATTTGATTTCGCCAATTTTTCAACGCTTACATTTGAACCCGCTGATACAAAAACATTTCGTAATTTGGCAATCGCTTATGAAGCTTTGCGTAGGGGGGGGATAAGTCCATGTGTCATGAATGCCGCGAATGAGGTTGTCGTGGCTGCTTTTCTGGAAGAGAAGGTGTCTTTTTTAGGGATGAGTGAAATCATAGAACAGACATTGACACAAGTATCGCATATTACAACTCCGACGTTGTCAGATTATCTGGCAGCGGATCAAGAGAGCCGGAAAATAGCAAAAGGATTGATTTAA
- a CDS encoding beta-carotene 15,15'-monooxygenase: MIQFLKESTFAVNEVFAKSVAILKNNYFSVAGLCFLLFVTSNLSSTLASYIREYNQVLSGFMAFVFMVFYFGVNLTLFKYIMEIIDKEDKAKLSSSIPTTKELAFFFTSMFLIIGASVVLLLIISLICWPVIYITKEVSTMASVVLVISAILTFLFIIRVAFYPFFIMDKHANAYRSILLSLALTKGNVTKLLLIMSCFALLHVLQVYFNFAGYTFFSIFLSVINSFLVVPLSSIVVTVAYRNMMGDYRGGENPHILKNII, translated from the coding sequence ATGATTCAATTTTTAAAAGAGAGCACATTTGCTGTTAACGAAGTGTTTGCAAAGTCTGTGGCTATTCTGAAAAATAATTATTTTTCAGTTGCGGGCTTGTGTTTTTTACTATTCGTTACCTCCAATTTGTCCAGTACACTTGCAAGTTATATCCGGGAGTACAATCAAGTATTGAGTGGGTTTATGGCATTTGTATTTATGGTTTTCTATTTTGGGGTGAATCTGACCTTGTTCAAATACATCATGGAGATAATTGACAAGGAAGACAAAGCGAAATTGTCATCGTCTATTCCAACGACCAAAGAGCTTGCGTTTTTCTTCACTTCTATGTTTTTGATCATTGGGGCCTCGGTTGTGCTCCTGTTGATTATTTCTCTAATTTGTTGGCCGGTGATCTATATCACAAAAGAGGTGAGCACGATGGCAAGTGTCGTTTTGGTAATTTCTGCTATATTGACATTTTTGTTTATCATCCGTGTTGCTTTTTATCCGTTTTTCATTATGGATAAACATGCAAATGCCTATCGATCTATATTGTTGAGTCTTGCGTTGACCAAAGGTAATGTAACCAAGCTTTTGTTAATCATGTCTTGTTTTGCCTTGTTACATGTATTGCAGGTATATTTCAATTTTGCAGGTTATACTTTTTTTTCTATATTTTTAAGCGTTATCAATTCATTCTTGGTGGTGCCGTTGTCCAGTATTGTAGTGACAGTTGCGTATAGAAACATGATGGGAGATTACCGTGGTGGAGAAAATCCACATATTTTGAAGAATATCATTTAA
- a CDS encoding S9 family peptidase — protein sequence MKVRRYSIVFFGLFLLFSQSSDAQTQRLSFEQAWGRQPSITQSIGNFMQGWADGDHYLEFDPAVQRTYQVDVRTGDRAPYNPPKAVGTAVYIKDNDVVIRYIDGTSKRLTSSPDVEEQNPTLSPNGQYVAFTRKSNLYAVDITSGKEIQYTTDGTDVIYNGYSSWVYYEEILGRSTNYKAFWWSPDSKRLAFMRFDDTEVPMFPIYVSKGQHGYLEETRYPKAGDRNPLVKVGIVKSEGGAVIWADFNEQDDQYFGQPYWAFDSQNIMVQWMNRGQENLKFYQVDPLDGAKIEIYDEKQPSWINLDHDERITYLADNKHYILKSDKTGWAHYYLYTLDGKLINAMTSGNWQVTGIAHIDEKEKILYLTARKENSATVDLYRVDFSGKNFKRLTFGDYTHQVSVSPNGKHFITTYSNVSTPPKVSLLTTTGKKVKELADSKSPDFETYKIGKTEYFTIPSEDGKYQLPVIITYPTDFDETKEYPVIMSIYGGPDAGSVKNTWKGMGAQYWANEGVIQITADHRASGHFGKQGVALMHRNLGHWELIDYITVAKWFKAKPWVRKNKLLITGHSYGGYMTCLALTKGADYFDYGIAGAPVTGWELYDTHYTERWMDTPQENPDGYRDGSVLTYVDQYKGVLRIMHGDMDDNVHMQNTIQLVDKLTDRDKPFELMIYPGSRHGFDKSKSKYDFKERVRFYYQYLLEKPVPQDFK from the coding sequence ATGAAAGTAAGAAGATATAGCATAGTATTTTTTGGCCTTTTTTTGCTTTTTAGCCAAAGCAGTGATGCACAGACCCAGCGCCTGAGCTTTGAACAGGCATGGGGAAGACAGCCATCTATTACCCAGTCAATCGGTAATTTTATGCAAGGTTGGGCGGATGGTGATCATTACCTGGAGTTTGATCCTGCTGTCCAAAGAACCTATCAAGTGGACGTTAGAACGGGTGATAGGGCGCCGTATAATCCTCCGAAAGCTGTCGGTACTGCAGTGTATATAAAGGACAATGATGTTGTTATTAGATACATCGATGGAACCTCTAAAAGATTGACCAGCTCCCCTGATGTAGAAGAGCAAAATCCTACCTTGTCTCCAAATGGACAGTATGTAGCCTTTACTCGGAAAAGCAATTTATATGCAGTAGATATAACCTCAGGGAAAGAGATCCAGTATACGACGGACGGGACGGATGTTATCTATAATGGATATTCGTCATGGGTATATTATGAAGAAATTCTTGGTCGATCTACCAATTATAAAGCCTTTTGGTGGTCTCCAGATAGTAAAAGGTTAGCCTTTATGCGATTTGATGATACAGAGGTCCCCATGTTTCCAATATATGTTTCTAAAGGGCAACATGGCTACTTAGAAGAGACACGATATCCAAAGGCGGGTGACAGAAATCCACTTGTTAAAGTAGGAATTGTTAAATCTGAAGGAGGAGCGGTAATATGGGCAGATTTCAATGAGCAAGATGATCAATATTTTGGACAGCCTTATTGGGCTTTTGATAGTCAGAATATAATGGTGCAGTGGATGAATAGAGGCCAAGAAAACCTGAAGTTTTATCAGGTGGATCCTTTGGATGGGGCCAAAATAGAAATATACGATGAAAAGCAGCCTTCATGGATTAATCTTGATCATGACGAACGTATTACTTATTTGGCGGATAATAAACATTATATACTCAAATCGGACAAGACAGGATGGGCTCACTACTATTTATATACACTTGATGGTAAATTAATCAATGCCATGACCTCAGGAAATTGGCAGGTAACGGGTATTGCTCATATAGATGAGAAAGAAAAGATATTGTATTTAACGGCACGTAAAGAAAACTCGGCGACAGTTGATTTATACAGAGTGGATTTCTCTGGAAAGAACTTTAAAAGATTGACCTTTGGTGATTATACCCATCAAGTATCCGTTTCTCCCAACGGCAAGCACTTCATTACCACATACTCCAATGTAAGTACGCCTCCTAAGGTATCTCTATTGACAACTACTGGTAAGAAGGTAAAGGAATTGGCAGATAGTAAAAGTCCGGATTTTGAAACGTATAAAATTGGGAAAACCGAATACTTTACAATACCATCAGAGGATGGTAAATATCAATTGCCTGTCATCATTACCTATCCGACAGATTTTGATGAGACAAAAGAGTATCCTGTCATTATGAGTATATATGGAGGGCCAGATGCCGGTTCTGTTAAAAATACATGGAAAGGGATGGGCGCTCAGTATTGGGCAAACGAAGGAGTCATACAGATTACCGCGGATCACCGTGCTTCTGGTCACTTTGGTAAACAAGGAGTGGCACTCATGCACCGCAACCTTGGCCATTGGGAGTTAATTGACTATATAACGGTAGCCAAGTGGTTTAAAGCTAAGCCTTGGGTGCGTAAAAATAAGCTGTTGATTACAGGGCATAGCTATGGCGGCTATATGACCTGTCTGGCTTTGACAAAAGGCGCTGACTATTTTGATTATGGGATTGCAGGTGCACCCGTGACCGGCTGGGAGCTATACGATACTCATTATACGGAGCGATGGATGGATACTCCTCAGGAGAATCCAGATGGGTATAGGGATGGTTCGGTGCTGACATACGTTGATCAATACAAGGGTGTGTTGCGCATTATGCATGGTGATATGGACGATAATGTACATATGCAGAATACTATACAGCTTGTGGATAAGCTGACCGATAGGGACAAACCATTTGAACTCATGATCTACCCTGGAAGCCGTCACGGTTTTGATAAATCTAAAAGTAAATATGATTTTAAAGAGCGTGTAAGGTTCTATTACCAATATTTATTGGAAAAGCCAGTTCCTCAGGATTTTAAATAG
- a CDS encoding DUF3276 family protein — protein MGDFENKEREEVFSKKVRAGKRTYFFDVKATRSDDYYVTITESKKRFEDGQFIKHKIFLYKEDFEKFAEGLKDVVEYIKSNQEVVEKRYEPNFEDAGYSEDNKVAQRDDFSF, from the coding sequence ATGGGAGATTTTGAAAACAAAGAGCGCGAAGAGGTATTTTCAAAAAAAGTGAGAGCGGGAAAACGTACTTATTTTTTTGATGTAAAGGCGACTCGTTCAGACGATTATTACGTGACGATCACCGAGAGTAAGAAGCGTTTTGAAGATGGGCAGTTTATCAAACACAAGATTTTCTTGTACAAAGAGGATTTTGAGAAATTTGCTGAGGGATTGAAGGATGTGGTTGAGTACATCAAGTCAAATCAGGAAGTTGTTGAGAAACGCTATGAACCTAATTTCGAGGATGCAGGTTATAGCGAAGATAATAAAGTTGCTCAAAGAGACGATTTTTCATTCTAA
- a CDS encoding LiaF transmembrane domain-containing protein, translating into MKDKTQHSDPFNMPPQHNNKRNIIGAIVILGGLLLLLRNLDFGILFPDWLFSWPMILIIVGLVIGVNSKFEQKASIVLLILGVLFLFREITHLPIGGVIFPLGIIIVGFFLITRHNNNQIPPIPPYKDDYDWDKRVEDPASPSPESNLGEAGPNQDPNYQSSYQQSTGQPNYGNYSYQSENYLNVNSAFSSMKKLILSKTFLGGRVSNIFGSVEINLLQADLQQPVVIDVFQLFGSTQIILPSHWQASSDISSLLGDVDDRRYPSGAAMDPSKRIYITGTTLFGGITLKNA; encoded by the coding sequence ATGAAAGATAAAACACAACATTCGGATCCATTCAACATGCCACCACAACATAATAATAAGCGAAATATAATTGGCGCTATCGTTATCTTAGGTGGTCTGTTGCTCTTGCTTAGAAATCTTGACTTCGGCATACTATTCCCAGATTGGCTTTTCAGTTGGCCCATGATTCTGATAATTGTCGGTTTGGTAATTGGTGTAAACTCTAAATTTGAGCAAAAAGCTTCTATAGTCTTATTGATTTTGGGTGTTTTGTTTCTTTTCAGAGAAATAACCCACTTGCCTATTGGTGGAGTAATCTTTCCTCTTGGAATTATTATAGTTGGCTTTTTTCTGATTACCAGACATAACAATAATCAAATCCCGCCCATCCCACCCTACAAGGATGACTATGATTGGGACAAACGTGTAGAAGATCCTGCATCCCCCTCTCCGGAATCCAATCTAGGTGAAGCAGGACCAAATCAAGATCCAAATTATCAGTCCTCGTATCAGCAAAGTACGGGGCAACCTAATTATGGAAACTATAGTTATCAATCAGAAAACTATCTGAACGTCAATTCGGCATTCAGTTCGATGAAAAAATTAATCTTATCTAAAACATTTCTAGGTGGAAGGGTATCCAATATATTCGGCTCGGTAGAAATCAATCTATTACAGGCAGACTTACAGCAACCTGTTGTAATAGATGTGTTTCAATTGTTTGGCAGCACCCAGATTATTCTTCCTAGCCACTGGCAAGCCTCTTCGGACATCTCTTCGCTTTTGGGCGACGTAGACGATCGACGCTACCCTTCGGGTGCAGCTATGGACCCGAGCAAACGTATCTATATAACTGGAACTACTCTGTTTGGAGGAATCACACTTAAAAACGCATAG
- a CDS encoding sensor histidine kinase has translation MLIFKLPTNKNYLIHLSAWTICVLYFCVIFGLLLWTGVSKDVALYDAGISALSITLCCYILSSTINFFLPKRGQMLRLSITGLVVVALGITISRFSMLQIFTDQELLYFDFSIPYRILINFLVLFSIAILQIVWNIQEEYEENKKRKEESEKMVREAELYNLRQQLQPHFLFNSLNSIIALIGSKPDQAREMTFQLSDFLRGTLRKDNLSLISLKDELSHLQLYLDIEKVRFGHRLNTEVTFPEELSDKKLPTMIIQPLLENAIKFGLYNITGEVLIKVEVSFVDHLLWIRITNPIENDQFENTKGTGFGLSSVQRRLFLIFGRTDLLTTETIAKSFISTLKIPQYD, from the coding sequence ATGTTGATTTTCAAGTTACCCACCAACAAAAACTATCTGATTCATCTATCGGCTTGGACTATATGTGTACTATATTTTTGCGTCATCTTCGGACTACTTCTCTGGACAGGAGTATCCAAAGATGTGGCACTTTATGATGCCGGAATCAGTGCATTGAGCATCACCCTTTGTTGTTACATCCTCTCCAGCACCATCAATTTTTTCCTACCCAAAAGAGGACAAATGCTACGCCTATCGATTACTGGGCTTGTTGTCGTTGCATTAGGCATCACCATTAGCCGATTTTCAATGTTGCAGATCTTTACAGATCAAGAACTGCTTTATTTTGATTTTAGCATCCCCTATCGTATACTCATTAATTTTCTAGTCTTATTTAGCATAGCTATATTACAAATTGTCTGGAACATACAGGAAGAGTATGAAGAAAATAAGAAACGAAAAGAGGAGTCAGAAAAAATGGTTAGAGAAGCCGAACTCTACAATCTCCGGCAACAACTCCAACCTCATTTTTTATTCAATAGTCTCAATTCTATTATCGCTTTAATCGGTAGCAAACCCGATCAAGCCCGAGAGATGACTTTTCAATTGTCAGATTTTTTGCGAGGCACTTTGCGAAAAGATAACTTGAGTCTCATTTCCTTAAAAGATGAACTCTCACACTTACAACTCTATCTGGACATTGAAAAAGTCAGGTTTGGCCATCGGCTTAATACAGAAGTAACCTTTCCTGAAGAGCTCTCTGATAAAAAACTACCCACTATGATTATCCAACCTCTTTTAGAGAATGCCATAAAATTTGGTCTCTATAATATCACAGGCGAGGTATTGATTAAAGTAGAAGTCTCCTTTGTTGACCATTTACTTTGGATTAGGATTACCAACCCCATAGAAAATGACCAATTTGAAAATACAAAAGGAACAGGATTTGGGCTCAGCAGTGTGCAACGAAGACTATTCTTAATATTTGGTCGTACGGACTTGCTTACAACTGAGACAATCGCAAAAAGCTTCATATCCACCCTAAAAATCCCTCAATATGATTAA
- a CDS encoding LytR/AlgR family response regulator transcription factor: MIKTIIIDDEPLARSIISEYLQHHPDYEVVAECNDGFEGIKAIQIHKPDLVFLDIQMPKLNGFELLEILDEQPQLIFTTAFDEFAIKAFEKNAIDYLLKPISRPRFDQAILKFGTGYQQALPNSTPAKITESIEAEEQNLERIVVKNGAQIKIIPVQQVIFLEAYDDYVKIHTKDGMFLKNKTMSSFEKQLDPKNFIRVHRSFMIRVDQLSKIEPLEKENYIATLVSGDKINVSKSGYARLKQTIGM, translated from the coding sequence ATGATTAAGACTATAATTATCGATGACGAGCCTCTTGCCCGATCCATCATTTCGGAGTATCTACAACACCACCCAGATTATGAGGTTGTGGCCGAATGCAATGATGGTTTTGAGGGAATCAAAGCCATACAAATTCATAAACCTGACTTAGTATTTTTAGACATACAGATGCCCAAGTTGAATGGCTTCGAGTTACTTGAAATCCTCGACGAGCAACCCCAACTTATTTTTACAACGGCATTTGACGAATTTGCAATTAAAGCTTTTGAGAAAAATGCCATTGATTACCTACTCAAACCAATCAGTAGACCCCGATTTGATCAAGCTATTCTCAAATTTGGCACAGGTTACCAACAAGCTCTGCCAAATTCGACACCAGCCAAGATAACGGAATCTATAGAGGCCGAAGAGCAAAATTTGGAACGTATCGTTGTTAAGAATGGAGCACAAATCAAGATTATTCCTGTACAACAAGTCATCTTTTTGGAGGCCTACGATGACTATGTCAAAATACACACCAAAGACGGTATGTTTCTAAAAAACAAAACCATGTCCTCTTTTGAGAAACAACTTGACCCTAAAAACTTCATCCGCGTACACCGTTCTTTTATGATAAGAGTGGACCAATTGTCTAAAATCGAACCTTTAGAAAAAGAAAACTATATTGCTACGCTAGTGTCTGGAGACAAAATCAACGTAAGCAAATCAGGATATGCTCGTCTGAAGCAGACCATAGGGATGTAA